The Melopsittacus undulatus isolate bMelUnd1 chromosome 17, bMelUnd1.mat.Z, whole genome shotgun sequence DNA window GTGTTTGTGTGCATTTGTATGgggatggagaagaggaaatagaggggggaagagagggaggaataGAGGATTACAGGAGGAAATAGAGGAATAAAGGAGGGCTAGAGGAAAAATAGAGATAAacagggggggatggaggacACATAGAGGAAATGAATGGGGggaaatagcaaaataaaaggggaaacaAGAAGATAAATacagggaaagggggagaaagggtgaaataaagagggaaatggaggaaaatagagaaataaagggggaaatggaggaaaatagagaaataaagggggaaatggagggaaaatggagaaatagAGGGTATGAAGGAGAAATAGAGGGGAAAGGGATGAAAAATCGAGAAATAAAgagggaaacagaagaaaaacagaaataatgggGAGAAAAGTAAGAATTCAAGGAGGAAATGCAGGGGAAAAGAGGGGAATAGAAAATTGATAAAGGGGAAATGGGGAAATAAAGAGGGaatagaggaaaaataaaggagaaatagAGGAAAACCCAAATAAACGTCGCAAATCGGTGCTGGGGGCTGGTGATGACGGAGTGCAGCCAGAGGATGCTCCGAGCTGTCCTCGGGGCCGGTAGCACCCAAACGGGGCCGGTATGGTGCTTTAACGGGGTTTTAAGGACTAATTGATATCATTTCCTATCCCGGAGGTGATGGGAATGAGGATGCGGCTGCGTTCTGGATGTGCAGCAGCCTCCGGACCCCTCCGGGTGGCTCAAGGGCACCGAGAGCGACCGAACGGTCGCTCTCGGTGCCCTTGAGCCACCCGGAGGGGTCCATAGGGGGGTGTCCGCTGCAAGGAACTGGCGCTGCCGGTACCGGAGCTGGAAGGCAGGGATAGGAAGCAGAATCCCATCGCCACAACAGAAGGATAACGGGAGCGAGCATCACTGCGGCGTCGGGTACCGGGATACAGTGAGAGCGCACAGCCCCACAAGCTACGCAGCGGTCCCATGGTGTAATGGTTAGCACTCTGGACTTTGAATCCAGCGATCCGAGTTCAAATCTCGGTGGGACCTCGTGTTCTTTTTGCCTCCCTCCGTCGCCGTTCCGGTAACGCAACGGAGGCGGACGGGAAGCGGGGCGGAACGGGAGGGCAAACGGGAGGCAACCGGGGGCGCCTGTCCCACCCCCGGCACCCGTCGGGCTCCATTTTGTGCGGGGGCGCCGGTTCTTGACTGCGCATGCGCAGGAGGGGCGGGTTGGTGCTGAGGGCGGGGCGCGCTAGCTAACGCTCAGCGGTGATTGGCTTTGTGGGCTGTCACTCCCACGTCTCCGCGCTCCTATTGGCTGAAAGAGCCCTCCGCCCCGCCTCCCACCCGCTGTTGCGGAGGGACGCCGCATTAAAGCGTAGGAGCTCGGTGGTGGCGGTTGTCGATCGCGCACCGTCAGAGGCTTCGGCCCGGGCTTAAGCCGGCGTTGGGGCCAGAAGCGTCCCGAATCCCTTCAGCAGCGGCTTAGCGGCTCTGACGCACGTTTCCCTCCGGTTAACGTCGATCTACGGGTCAGTCCCGGCAGGAGGCCCGGCCGCGCCCGGTTACCGGCCCTGCAGCCGCCCTGGCTGGCCCCGCTGGAGCcgctctccagccctgccccgCTCCGCCGCAGGAAAGGGAGGCCCCGGTGGAGCTGTCGGGTTTATTTAGCGTGTGCAGGAACGAACAGAACCACCTCGTTTGGGtagggaggaaggggagagccGGAACTGCCGCAGGGAGCGGTGCGCAGGGAAAGCCTCTTCCTTGTGTCAGCCCCTGCCAGGGAGCTCTGCTGGGGCTGAAGGGGTCCCGCAGGGGGTGCTGAGCAGGGTTGGCCATGGATGGGACCAAGCCGTGGCCCAGCAGGCAGGAAAACGCCGCTCCAGGTGGGTTGACAGCGGTTTCCCTTCAAGCACAGCACTGAATTGAGGGCCAGGCTCATCTCCATGAGCTCCCGGAGCCTCAGCACCGTGGTCCACCCGCAGCCTTCCCAGCAGGTGCTGGCTGCATCACTGCCCCTGCCCTGAGGCTGCAGCCTTTGTGCTGGGTCTGGATGTGCCATGGGATGTATGGAGCTGGGCAGGTCTGGGCTCGGAGGAATGCTGTGCTGCCAGAGTGGGACGGCACCTGAGGggctcagaaataaaaagagctgaaataaaaagattGGGCAAGTTTTGGAGTGTTTTCCCCAAAGATCTTACGTAGCTGCGATGGATTAGGACAAGAgaaccccaaaacagccccaaagcATCATCCTCCTCCCAAGCACAGGAGCTGGCTTATTCCTATTAAGCAAGGGATGGGATTTGCCCTTGGGAGCAGGGGGATCCTAGCACTGCTACCTTAGGGCTCCGTGAGTGCTGCCCTGTGGCACCCAGCTTGCTCCagcccatccccatcaccactgGGACATGGTGGGATGGGGCCCGCAGGCCCTGAGCCCCTCTCTGGGAAGCAGAAGTGATGCTCAGAGCCCCATGTGTGCAGGCAGGACCTGGCCCTGCGTTCCCATGGCTGCCGGGGGCTTTCCAGGGGAGGAAGTGAGAGTGAGTGATGGGGTTTGACCTCAGAGCCCTGGAGTTAccctcctgtgcctgctgcacGGAGAGGAACGGGCTTAGGCCAGGGGGGCTCAGCTCCGGAGCTGGGCTTGGAGCTAAGGCAGAGCccagggtgctgctgcctgcccaggaTGCAGAGGTTGTGGCTGCATGAAGCCGGTGCCGAGCGGCTGCTGAACCTCATCTCCGTGCcaggggggtcatggggggggtcTCCTTTGGTTTGCTTCTTTGGATGCACTACACTTGGGTTCTGGACTCCCCGGTGCCGAGGGCAGACTACAGGGAAAGCAGGATTGGACAGTCCTGGCTTGCAcatgggagcatccctgtgcccaGCGGTGACAGCAGCAGCGGGGTCAGCTTATTGTGCAGCCACCCTTCTCCTTAAAGGGGTTCTTGTCCTCGGGGACTCCTTTCAGCAGCGGGTCCTCTCCTGCCATGGACTCGATGTACTCCTTGAGCTCTTTGCCAGTCTTGGAGATCTACCAAGGAAGGAGACATTCCATGGGAGTTACGGGATCACATCCTCATGGCACAGATGCCTGAGGATCAACCCATGTGTGCAGCCAGGAGAGGGGAACTGTGCCCATGGGGGTCCTTGGGAGCATCCCCACAGTGCTGGGGACATCTCTTGGGGTGTAGGACACAGGGCTAAGCCCGATGGAGGCTCTGCCTTGAGGGGAGCTGTGAGTGCAGGTTTAATGGCAGGGGCTGTGGCTCTGCTCCCCTGCAGCAGTCAGAGAAGGGCCCTGCTGGGTTTTGGGTCAGGACTCACCATCTGCCTCTCGTTCTTCACCTCCTTCTTCAGCTGGTCCAGCTCcatcttcagcagctccttctccGTCATGTCCTGAGCCATTGTGCCCTGCAAGGGGAAACAGCTCACGAGGGTACAGCTTCAGGACCATTGCTTCAGCCCTACTGGTGCTGCAGAGGCCTCTGATGCCTCAGCTCCTCCACGGTGAGAGTTGGGCTGATGCTAAAGGGAAACCTTTGTAAGGGTTTAAAGGCAGGAGGCACCTTTCAAAGCCCTTCTTGGATCCTCTGCTGTGACCAGGTTGCCATTGCCTTGCTCAGGAGGCACAGGGTGACTGATGCCGTTGGAGGGCAGCAGAGGAGGACCCAGCCTGGCCTCTGAAGAGCTCTTTGCTACCACAAGCCTTGAGGTGACCGCTTGAGAGTGGCTGAGCCGGACAAAGGCTGCTGCCTTGGGGCTGCCAGAGCAGGAGCCTCGGAAGAGAACCTGGATGCCAGGTTTGCAAACCAGACCTCCTGGTCCCTGCTTCCCCCCTGGATGATGCTGGTTACGGCCCCTTCCTGGCTCTGAACGTGCCTGTTTGCACCCGGAGACCTTGTTGGCTGCTCCTGGAAGATGCTGGGGCCATGGGGGTTGGAAGATCCCAGCCAGGGGCTGTGGGAGATCCCTGCACAAGCTGCCCTGGCCCGAGATCCATTCCTATCTTTGACCCTGTTGCCTTTCTGTGGCTGCTCATCCTCCACATCCATGCCCCAGGAGATGCATGCAGCACAGCATAAGCAAGAGCCAcggcagagccctgctgctggcCTAAACCCTgccttaaccctaaccctaaccccccccccgaTGTGATGTGTGCCTGGAGGGAGCAGTCACTCACCTCTGGGGATGAGGGGCTGCCCCTCTCAGCAGTGGAGATGCTCAGAGACCCATGCAAGGGGAGATGCTGTTGGCTGTGGTCTTGCTGTCCTGCTCCAGGCTTGAGGACTccttcagctctgcaggagggtgctggggagcagatGTCTTTGGGCCTTAAGCTGATAATAGACTAAGAGAATAAGCTGGTCAGGTGTTGGGCATTAGCCTCAAAGCCCGGGGTAATCAgtggtggggctgtggggagggtgagGATGGGGGAGGAAGCCTTTGAACCCCTGTCATGGGTGTCTGCGCCATAGAATCCcacaatcccagcctggtttgggttggaaggggccttaaagctcctccagctccaacccctgccccaggcagggaccccttccactggagcagctgctccaagcccctgtgtccaacctggccttgagcactgccagggatggggcagagggaACCGGAGCAGCTTTCCCTGTGTtgagaagggaggaagaggagaggatcCGGGGCCAGGGGACCTCACTGGGGGCCGGGAGCAGCTCTCGGTCCTGCAGGGTGTGAGGAGCCGAAGGAAATTCATCATTTCCCtcatccctgtgctggggaggCCACAGGCTCAGGAAGGGCTGAGCCCTGACATGGGCTTTGCTCCTGTGTGGCCAGTGCAGAGGCACTGGGGCTGAGGACAGAGCAGGGCAGGCCCCAAGGAAGCACCTGCAGGAGGGATCTCCAAGCACCAGAGCAGTGGGAATTTCCTGTCCCTTCTCTCCCGAGGGATGTGAGCAGTGGGCAGCAAAGGACACACTGCACCGGTGAGGGGAGGACGGGCACTGCACTGGGGGGCACTGGGCACATCCCTGCGGGCCTGGGGGGTGCTGAGCGAGGGCTTTGGCTgcatctcctgcctgcctgGTAGAGGTGAAGGGAAGGGGCATGGTTCTGCCTGGCTGAGCcccacaccagcaccagcaccagcagcaccagcagcaccagcagcaccagcaccagcagcaccagcagcaccagcagcgcATGGCCCCGGTGGCAGACACGGGGTCAGGGCTGGTTTCGGTCCATGCCTCACATCCTTTGCTGCCGCCGTGAGCCCCACACGTCCCTCGTGGGGCTGAGgcttcctccccagctctctgtgcTGTGACGGGGCCGGGTGGGTCCCAGGCCCTCGGGGTGCCCCTCGGGCCCTGCGTCAGCACAGCCACGAGCTTCAAAGCAGGGCGCAGGGGAGGAAGTGGGAGCAGAGCCCTCACCATGgcggagctggagcagctgcagcagcacatcccaTCGGGGCAGCAGGTCCTGCGCCAGCACCACCGAGACCTCCAAAGGGTGGCCGAGTACTGCGAGAGCAACTACCTGCAGGTGAGGGGCCGGGTGTGGGGCCGGCGCTGGGGGATGCGGCAGCACTGCAGGGGTTGGAGGTCTCCGGTCGGTGATGGGAAGGCTCTGCCCTTGCGGATGGGAACCCGAGCGACCCTTACCCAAGGAGCGGTGCTGCCGCTTGGGGCTTCTctcgtgcctcagtttcccctcgtGCTCCACATGGGGTTTGTGCTCAGCTCCCAGAgtgggtttgggatgaagggaatCATCCCCCTGTGACACCAACCCTGCTGGCCCCAAGGGTCTGCCCCTTGGCAGCACGGAGGTGAACCGGGTGCTGCCACCACCAGTGTCACCCTCCTTCCTGGCCCCCGATGAGGGAAGGATGGGGACCTTTGGGGTGAAACGGGCTCAAGGCAGACCCTGAGGCTGCTCCCGAGGGGTTGGAGCTACCGGAGTGGAGCTGAAGGGGAAACGTGATGAGACCcggaggagctgtggctgccccatccctggcagtgctcaaggccaggttggacacaggggcttggagcagctgctccagtggaaggggtccctgcccatggcaggggttggagct harbors:
- the GNGT2 gene encoding guanine nucleotide-binding protein G(I)/G(S)/G(O) subunit gamma-T2 encodes the protein MAQDMTEKELLKMELDQLKKEVKNERQMISKTGKELKEYIESMAGEDPLLKGVPEDKNPFKEKGGCTIS